In Vigna angularis cultivar LongXiaoDou No.4 chromosome 8, ASM1680809v1, whole genome shotgun sequence, one DNA window encodes the following:
- the LOC108345181 gene encoding TLC domain-containing protein At5g14285 has product MQMENHVHKFFTFFFFIYLLGYFIIFRKWSPKIRPEASSCLISLFHGTPATVLAVAAVLSAENRSLAAANTNFQNLVLDYSAAYFAADLVHLATFFTGSGDLTFVFHHFATLFVILTCRHVAVHGAVAVLTLLAIAEVTSAPQNAWALARARRKDAQFAASVASVLSVPFYGLYSVVRGLLGPYVVFRMAAFYSGGGAEGFIATWVWISWVVVVSVAIAASIAWVSNLWIEVYEERSRKVEDKIR; this is encoded by the coding sequence ATGCAAATGGAAAACCACGTCCACAAAttcttcaccttcttcttcttcatttaccTTCTCGGTTACTTCATAATCTTCCGCAAATGGAGCCCCAAGATCCGACCCGAAGCTTCCAGCTGCCTCATCTCCCTCTTCCACGGCACCCCGGCTACGGTCCTCGCAGTCGCCGCCGTCCTCTCGGCTGAAAACCGCAGTCTTGCCGCCGCAAACACGAACTTCCAGAACCTCGTGCTAGACTATAGCGCCGCCTACTTCGCCGCCGACCTCGTACATCTCGCCACGTTCTTCACCGGCAGCGGAGACCTCACGTTCGTCTTCCACCACTTCGCCACGCTCTTCGTCATCCTCACGTGCCGCCACGTGGCGGTTCACGGGGCCGTGGCAGTGCTCACACTCCTGGCCATCGCGGAGGTCACCAGCGCGCCGCAGAACGCGTGGGCATTGGCCCGGGCGCGTCGGAAGGACGCGCAGTTCGCGGCGAGTGTGGCTAGTGTTTTGTCGGTTCCGTTTTATGGCTTGTATTCTGTGGTACGAGGTTTGTTGGGGCCGTATGTTGTTTTCCGGATGGCGGCGTTTTACTCAGGTGGAGGTGCTGAGGGTTTTATTGCCACGTGGGTTTGGATTTCCTGGGTCGTTGTAGTGTCGGTGGCCATTGCTGCGAGCATTGCGTGGGTTTCTAATCTTTGGATTGAAGTCTACGAAGAAAGATCAAGGAAAGTTGAGGACAAGATAAGATAG
- the LOC108344877 gene encoding lysine histidine transporter 1, with the protein MGSVEIEATNGHTSAPHRNTEKSEREKKIEDWLPITSKRNGKWWYSAFHNVTAMVGAGVLGLPYAMSELGWGPGVAILVLSWIITLYTLWQMVEMHEMVPGKRFDRYHELGQYAFGEKLGLYIVVPQQLVVEIGVNIVYMVTGGTSLQKFHDTVCSDCKKIKLTFFIMIFASVHFVLSHLPDFNSITGVSLAAAVMSLSYSTIAWAASVDKGVQENVQYGYKAQSTAGTVFNFFNALGTVAFAYAGHNVVLEIQATIPSTPEKPSKVPMWRGVVVAYIIVAVCYFPVALIGYWMFGNEVDSDILLSLEKPAWLIAMANLFVVIHVIGSYQIYAMPVFDMIETVMVKKLNFEPSTILRFVVRNVYVAFTMFIAITFPFFDGLLGFFGGFAFAPTTYFLPCIMWLVIHKPRRFSLSWFANWICIFLGLCLMILSPIGGLRTIIIKAKTYEFYS; encoded by the exons ATGGGAAGTGTGGAAATCGAAGCAACAAACGGTCACACCTCTGCTCCTCACAGAAATACA GAAAAAtcagagagagagaagaaaattgaGGATTGGCTTCCAATTACTTCTAAAAGGAATGGAAAATGGTGGTATTCAGCTTTCCACAATGTCACTGCCATGGTTGGAGCTGGTGTTCTGGGTCTTCCTTATGCCATGTCTGAGCTAGGATG GGGTCCCGGTGTGGCAATACTTGTACTCTCATGGATCATCACCTTGTACACATTATGGCAAATGGTTGAGATGCATGAAATGGTTCCAGGGAAAAGGTTTGACAGGTACCATGAACTGGGTCAGTATGCATTCGGCGAAAAGCTTGGCCTCTACATTGTGGTGCCTCAACAGCTTGTGGTTGAAATTGGGGTTAACATTGTGTACATGGTCACTGGAGGAACATCATTGCAGAAGTTCCATGACACTGTGTGTTCAGACTGCAAAAAGATCAAATTAACCTTTTTTATTATGATCTTTGCCTCTGTTCACTTTGTCCTATCCCATCTCCCTGATTTCAACTCCATTACTGGTGTATCCTTGGCAGCTGCAGTCATGTCCTTAAG TTACTCTACAATTGCTTGGGCAGCTAGTGTAGACAAGGGTGTTCAAGAAAATGTGCAATATGGTTACAAAGCTCAGAGTACTGCAGGGACAGTGTTTAACTTCTTTAATGCTCTTGGCACTGTGGCTTTTGCCTATGCTGGGCACAATGTGGTGTTGGAAATCCAAGCCACAATCCCATCCACACCTGAGAAACCATCCAAGGTTCCTATGTGGAGAGGAGTGGTTGTTGCCTACATAATTGTGGCTGTATGTTACTTCCCAGTGGCTCTTATTGGCTACTGGATGTTTGGCAATGAGGTTGATTCTGACATCCTCCTCTCTTTGGAGAAACCAGCATGGCTCATTGCAATGGctaacttgtttgttgttattcaTGTGATTGGAAGCTATCAG ATTTATGCAATGCCAGTGTTTGACATGATTGAGACTGTGATGGTGAAGAAGTTGAATTTTGAACCAAGCACAATACTTCGTTTTGTCGTAAGGAATGTATATGTGG catTCACAATGTTCATTGCTATCACCTTTCCATTTTTCGATGGACTCCTAGGATTTTTTGGAGGGTTTGCTTTTGCTCCAACAACATACTTT CTCCCATGTATCATGTGGCTTGTAATCCACAAACCAAGGAGATTTAGCTTGTCTTGGTTCGCTAACTGG ATCTGCATTTTTCTTGGCCTGtgcttgatgattttatcaccaaTTGGAGGATTGAGGACAATTATAATCAAAGCCAAGACCTACGAATTTTACTCTTGA